A genomic segment from Sporichthyaceae bacterium encodes:
- a CDS encoding TraR/DksA C4-type zinc finger protein, protein MNPLEALITDEENTREWLAGLRREFSQILASADTATDDEHDPEGTTAYDRARVAALVQAAEAQLADITAARVRLDTADYGSCVVCGRPIPADRLAVRPTARTCVGCPPR, encoded by the coding sequence ATGAATCCGCTCGAGGCCCTGATCACCGACGAGGAGAACACGCGCGAGTGGCTCGCCGGGCTGCGCCGCGAGTTCTCCCAGATCCTCGCATCCGCGGACACCGCCACCGACGACGAACACGACCCCGAGGGCACCACGGCCTACGACCGCGCCCGGGTCGCGGCGTTGGTCCAGGCCGCGGAGGCCCAGCTGGCCGACATCACTGCCGCCCGGGTCCGTTTGGACACCGCCGACTACGGCAGCTGTGTCGTCTGCGGCCGACCAATCCCGGCCGACCGACTGGCCGTGCGGCCCACCGCCCGCACCTGCGTCGGCTGCCCGCCGCGCTGA